From the genome of Candidatus Palauibacter australiensis, one region includes:
- a CDS encoding NAD(P)-binding protein, translating to MKNIAIIGGGVSGLGAAWALHHDSERFDFRLFEAREQLGGNAVTVDMPQEDGGAIPFDISVTACIPSVYQHFVVLLEQFGIDLIDTRFSYSVKYRGGTYAHDFDSDIREQLQLEIAKFQRILRLLHRFGRLTHSRSKFVNGLNPFNYISMGTVLNVAGFSGDFRYKVLKPMFVNFLMATNVFDMPASLFSRYL from the coding sequence ATGAAGAACATCGCCATCATCGGCGGAGGCGTCTCGGGTCTCGGGGCCGCGTGGGCGCTGCATCACGATTCCGAACGGTTCGATTTCCGGCTGTTCGAGGCCCGGGAGCAGCTCGGCGGCAACGCCGTGACCGTCGACATGCCCCAGGAGGACGGCGGCGCGATCCCGTTCGACATTTCCGTCACCGCCTGCATCCCCTCCGTCTATCAGCACTTCGTGGTGTTGCTGGAGCAGTTCGGCATCGACCTGATCGACACGAGGTTCAGCTACAGCGTGAAGTACCGCGGGGGGACCTACGCCCACGATTTCGATTCGGACATCCGGGAGCAGCTGCAACTCGAGATTGCGAAGTTCCAGCGCATCCTGCGGCTCCTGCACCGGTTCGGGCGGCTGACCCATTCGCGGTCGAAGTTCGTGAACGGCCTCAACCCCTTCAACTACATCAGCATGGGGACGGTCCTGAACGTGGCCGGCTTCTCGGGAGACTTCAGGTACAAGGTCCTGAAGCCGATGTTCGTCAACTTCCTGATGGCGACGAACGTCTTCGACATGCCCGCCTCGCTGTTCTCCCGATACCTG